AACGAAGAGAAGATATTATTGAAAGTATCGAAAACCAGGGTTTTGAAGTAGCAGAAATCGATGACTGGTCGTTTTCAGAAACACAAGGGCATTTTCTGGAAGGAACAGGAAGTATGATCTTTGATCATGATAATAAAATCGCTTACGGCTCAGTTTCTTTAAGGCTTGATGAAAAGCTGTTTAGGGAGTTCTGTTCAAAATACGGATTCTCTCCGGTTGTTTTCCATTCTTATCAGACTGTAGGTTCAGAAAGGCTTCCTATTTACCACACCAACGTAATGATGTGTGTAGCTGACAAATTTGTGGTCATCTGCCTTGACTGTATTGATGATGAACTGGAAAGAGAAAAAGTAATTGAAACCATCAAAAATTCAGGAAAAGAGATCATCGAAATTTCTGAAGATCAGATGCAGCAGTTTGCAGGAAATATGCTTCAGGTTCAGAATAAGGATGGAGAAAAGTTTCTGGTTATGAGCCAGACAGCTTATCAGTCTTTAAACACAGATCAGGTCGCTGCCATAGAAAAGTACTGTGAAATTATTTATTCAGATCTGAATACCATTGAAGTAAACGGAGGAGGAAGTGCCAGATGTATGCTGGCTGAGGTTTTCCTTCCAAAAAAATAATGAATTTCAACAAACAATACACTTCCGGGCTGGTTTCAGTCCGGAAGTTTTTTATGGAACAGATTCTGCCTAAGTAAGTTTTAGAATGGGAAACCAAAAAAAGTTAATTAACTTTGTCCTGAATGTTTAAAATCTAAAAATGAGACAATATTTTTTATCATTAGCAATTCTTCTCGGAATTTTTGTGGGAGGGCAGCAGAAGACCTTCTGTAATCCAATCAATATCGATTATGGATATACTCCTTTTGAAGTCTTTTCAAAACAGGGAAAACACAGGGCAACAGCCGATCCGGTGATCGTTAATTTTAAAAATAAATTATTCCTTTTCTCCACCAACCAGGAAGGATACTGGTACAGTGATGATATGCTGGACTGGAAATTTGTCAAAAGGAAATTCCTCAGAGATAACAAATACACTCACGACCTTAACGCACCGGCAGTTTGGGCCATGAAAGATACCCTTTATGTGTACGGCTCCACCTGGGAACAGGATTTCCCCATCTGGAAAAGTACAAATCCTACCAAAGATGACTGGAAAATAGCAGTGGATACTTTAAAAGTAGGAGCATGGGATCCCGCATTTCATTATGATGAAGATAAAAATAAGCTTTATCTGTACTGGGGATCCAGCAATGAATGGCCTTTACTGGGAACAGAAGTAAAGGTAAAAAACCTTCAGTCCGAAGGTTTCGTAAAGCCAATCATTAAATTAAAACCTGAAGACCATGGCTGGGAAAGATTCGGGGAATATAATGATAACGTTTTCTTGCAGCCTTTCGTGGAAGGTGCCTGGATGACAAAGCATAACGGAAAATACTATATGCAGTACGGTGCTCCGGCTACAGAATTCAGTGGATATTCCGATGGAGTTTACGTCAGCAAAAATCCGTTGGAAGGATTTGAGTACCAGCAGCACAATCCGTTTTCCTATAAACCCGGAGGTTTTGCAAGAGGAGCCGGACATGGCGCCACTTTTGAAGACAATTATAAAAACTGGTGGCATGTTTCAACCATCTTTATTTCCACTAAAAATAATTTTGAACGAAGACTGGGAATCTGGCCTGCAGGTTTTGATAAAGATGATGTGATGTATACCAATACAGCCTACGGAGATTATCCAACCTATCTTCCGCAATATGCCCAGGGCAAAGACTTTACAAAAGGACTTTTTGCAGGATGGATGCTGCTGAATTACAATAAACCCGTTCAGGTTTCATCAGTTTTGGGAGGATACCAACCGAATTTTGCCGTAGATGAAGACATTAAAACCTACTGGAGCGCAAAAACCGGAAATTCAGGAGAATGGTTCCAGACCGATTTGGGTGAGGTTTCTACCATTAATGCGATTCAGATCAACTATGCCGACCAGGATGTAGAGTTTATGGGTAAAACCTTAGGAAAAATGCACCAATACAAAATCTACGGGTCCAATGACGGTAAGAAATGGAATGTAATTGTGGATAAAAGTAAAAATACGAAAGATGTCCCTCATGATTACATTGAACTGGAAAAACCTGCAAAAGCAAGATTCCTTAAAATGGAAAATCTGAAAATGCCGACCGGAAAGTTTGCTCTGAGTGGTTTCAGGGTATTCGGAAAAGGAGCAGGTGAAAGACCGAAGAAGGTAGACGGATTTGTTCCGCTAAGAGCAGATCCTAAAAAATATGGGGAAAGAAGAAGCATCTGGATGAAATGGCAGCAGAACCCTGATGCAGATGGCTACGTGATCTATTGGGGGAAATCTCCGGATAAATTATACGGAAGCATCATGGTATACGGAAAAAATGAATATTTCTTTACGGGTGCCGACAGAACAGATGCCTATTATTTCCAGATTGAAGCTTTTAATGCCAACGGTGTTTCTGACAGAACAGAAATTGTAAAATCTGAATAAAGTGGAATGCTGAGATCACTAAAAAGTTTGAACTCCTTTGCGGCCGTTAAAAATAAAAATAAATAAACGTTCTGAAACCTCAGAACGTTTATTTTTTCTCCGGCTGTTTCAAAAATTGATCAATGGCATTAATCAGGAATACATTATTAGGCGCTTTATCCCAATCCAGATGTCCGCCGTTAAATTCATAGGATTCATGTCTTACATGATGTTTACTTAACACAGAATCCAAAATCCTCTTTTGGCTCAAAGGAACAACATGGTCTGTATTTCCGTAGTATGACAATGTAGGTGCAGAGGCAGAATCAATCCAATGAACAGGGCTGGCATAAGCTATGCGGGAGATTCCCGATTTTGGAACCCTTGGATCAACAAGTCTTCTTTCTACAAATGAATATTCCTGATACTTTTTAAACCCTGGATCCGAAAGGGCTGTCGGACCAACAATATTAATCACCGCTTTCACTTTTTTCTGGATATCCGTCTGGTAGGCGTACAGCATCGATAAATGCCCGCCGGCACTATTCCCGAGAAGAATAAGCTTAGGATTGTACCTGAGCTTTTTCTCTAAAAATACCGCAACATCTTTAATATCAGAAATTTGATTGGGTAGGGCATATCGCTCTTGTGAAGCAAGTCTGTAATTCATATTCACAAAAATATGATCCGGAAACTTCTGCATCAGGGAAAGAGTAAAAAAAGTAAGCTGAGACTTATCTCCGGCACGCCAGCCCCCACCGTGAATAATGATGAACACCTCTCTTTCTTTTGTAGATTTCTTTTCAGGAATATAAAGGTCCATGATCTTTTCCGGATCATCTCCGTAGTGAATATTCTGCTCTTTATTGAAATCTGCACCTTTGCCAAGCGTAACCTTTTTCTCTTTACATCCGGTCCAGAGAAAAAATGCTAATAAACAAAGGAGAGTAACTTTGAAATTCTTTTTCATATGGATAAAGATAAAAAAGACTTTGATATTTGTTTCTGTTTTATAAAAACTCCAGCGGGCGAAGCCCGCTGGAGTTCAGTCTGTAAAAAATATAATTGAGTTGATTATGAATCCTTAAAAAAACCGCCGGCCTTTCCGGCGGTCACACCACAAAATAATTAAATATGAAGAAAGATAACTCTTATCTTGTTCTGCTCTTGATGGCATCCGATGCCCCTTCAATGTCTCTTACTTTTTTTACCTTCTGGTTTCCGAAGTTATAGGTAAGACTTACCGTTACCCCTCTTTTGTACTGGTCGTTTCTGATGTAATTGTAGTTTCCGTTAGGCTGGTAATCTTCAATTTCTATAATATTGGTTCTTAAAACATCATTAAGGTTCACAGCAAAGGTCCAGTCGTTCCAGTTTTTCTTGATGCTCAGATCCAGGCTCATCAGATTTTTCAGCATTCCGAGTTCAATCTGCTGCTTATCCACAAAGAAATAATTCACACCCAGAAACCAGGTCTTCTTTTTATCTAAACGGAGCGTATTATTACTCGTAACAATTAAACTTGTTGACTTTACAGTATTGGTATATACCAGCGGCTTTCCTTCTTTATCTACAAATGTTTCACCGGTTGTTGGATCTCCGGCCAGAGAACCGTTATTGATATTATGCTGAATTCCTGCGTTGAAGTTCAGAGTTAGATATTGTTTAAAGAAGGTCTTCTGAACGCCAACCATGGCAGACATCTCCTGCTTATCCCCAAAATTGGTTCTGATGTATCGAAGTACGCTCTGGTCACTTATTTTCCCGTCAACAGATTTGGTGTACCCCTGTAAAGGAACCTGTGTGATCTGGTCTTTAAAGTAAGAATGATTAAGAATCAGGAAATAAGAATTTTTATACATGTAGGTCAGTTCCTGATTGTAAGTGGATGAAGCTTTTACAAACGGATTGTTTTGCGTATAATTATATTCCGTGATATAATTTCTTACCGGATTCAGCTCCCAGAAACTTGGTCTTCTCATTCTGCTGGAGAAGGCATACGATATATTGTTTTTATCATTGATCGCATAATTGAAGCTTAAATAAGGTAAAAAATTATTATAATTTCTTTCAATAACCTGATGTCTTTGTGATTCTACCTGATGGTAAGGGCTGTCTGCCGTTCCCAGGCTGTTGGTGATTTCATATCTAGCACCTATTTTTCCGGAAAATTTATCAGAGAATTTCTTCTCAAAAGTTAAATAAAGTCCGTAAATATTTTCAACATAAATAAAATGATTGAGTTCAGGAGTTGTCGTTACTTTTTCCAGATCTCCGTTACTGTCGTAAACATAATCATAGGTTAAATTTTTAGTGTTGTTGTCGGTTTTTGTTTTATTAAAATTTCCTCCCGCGGAAAAGGTAAAGTCATTTTTAAACTTCTGAATATAATCAACAGTTCCTGAGAAGTTGTTGATGATCTGTGGGATATCCTGAACGATGGTTTTACCGGTTCTTGAAAAATCAGCCCAGTTATTTTTACCGGGAAGCATGGTATTGTTATTGGACAGCTGAAATCTTTTATAAATAAGATAAGCTGCATTTACATTTAATTTACTTCCAAGAGAGTCAATTTTTAATTCATAGTTAAGGTTAACCGAATTATTATAATTTCGGGAATTTTCTTTGTTTTTTGTTCTGGTGTAGCTGGTTATTATATTTCCATGATCATCAGGCTGTGTCAATGTATTAAATAAATCAATCGTAGAATCATAGCTTTTGTTAGCCCATGAGTTCCATGATAAGGCTAAATTGTTCTTTTCATTCAGCTGATAATCGATATTTAAATAGCCGCCAAGATTTTTATTCGGATCATCAATATTCCCAACAGATTCATTTTTCAGCAGATCTGTTCCATTCCTTAAAATGTAGCTTTGAGGCTGGATATTTTCTCCACCGTTCAGATTGGCACTGATTCCCAGTTTGTCCTTTCTGTAATTTACAGAGAAGCTTGCCTGGCTGTTATTGAATTTATTCTGGGTATTGGACATCCTCATATTTCCGTTGGTGCCGTCGCTCATTTTTTTCTTCAGAACAATATTGATGATTCCGTCTGATGATTCCACCTGGTATTCACTTCCCGGAACGGTAATCACTTCAATTTTCTGAATGTTTTCTGCGGGCGTATTTTTCAGGAACTGAACCAGGGATTCAGCATCCATATTGGTTTTTCTTCCGTTGATGTAGATCAGCGCGTTATTTTTACCGGCGATCTTCAATGTTTTATCATCCGTAGAAGATAAAAGAGGCGTCTGCTTCAGAAGGTCGAAAGTAGTATTCCCTTTGGCAACAGGAGAAGCTGCCACATCATATACAAAGCGGTCACTCTGCTTTTTGAATACCTGTTTGGTAAGAGTAATTCCTTCTATCGATTTGGTCTTTACCGTATCGGATTTCTTTTCTTGGGCTAAAACAATGCTTCCCGATATGGCTGCTGCTAATATGATGATCTTTTTCATGTCTTTAGTATTTGAGGTGTGGTTGAGTTAAATTTTCAGGATAGTTTTAAGTTCTTGATTTCACAGCATCGTTGGCTGATTTCATCTCTCTGGCTTTTTTCAGTTTCTGGTTTCCGAAATTATAGGTAACCCCGAGATTCAGAAGTCGCGAATACCCGAAATTGATTACATTATTATAGCTTCCGTTAGGCTGGATGCCGTTTATTTTGTTATAATTCTGGTTGAACAGGTCATAAACTTCCGCTACTACAGTCCATTCACCAATGATCTTTTTCAGGCTGATGTCAAAACTCTGTCTTGTTCCCAAAGTTCCACTTTCAATCTTTACTTTGCTGCCGTAATAGTAGTTGATCCCTAAAAACCAGTCTTTTTTCGACGATAGCCGGATCGTATTATTGATATTGGCAGACATATTGAAGTTTTTAATATCAATCACATAAGGTTCAAGCACTTCGGTATATCCGGCAGCAGGAACAGAAGTAGGATCTTTCGTTATAGTACCGCTATACATGCTGTAGCCAAAATTTACAGAGTAATTGGTTGTCCAGATCTCTTTAAACCAAGGCTTATTCATACCTAAGGTCAGACCAAGCTGCTTGTTGTTGCCGTAATTGGTTCTGATGTAGCGCAGGAATCTGGTAGTTTCTATAACTGGATCCCCGTTTTCATCAAGAATGATATTTCCTTCTTCATCTTTTTTTGGTCCCGTTATCGTTCCCTGTAAAGGCATCTGGTTGGATGCATCCTGTACATAGCTGAAGCTTAGGTTGGCATAAAAAGCATTCTTAAACATATAACTGATCTCCTGGTTATAATGCTTGGATGCCTGAATGAACGGATTATTCTGCGTATAATTATTAGGCGTAAAATACGTTCTTGAAGGATTCAGTTCCCAGAAGCGAGGTCTCTTAATTCTGCTGGAAAAAGTATAGCTGATATTATGATCTGAATTGATCGCATAATTGATGTTCAGATAAGGAAGGAGATTATTGTAATTTCTGTCAAAGCTGTCTTTTCCCAGAATATCTCCGCTGCTTCGGGTCATTTCAAAGCGCGTTCCTATTTTCCCGGATAGCTTCTCGTTCAGTTTTCTTTCATACGTAATATAAGCGCCGAGAATTCTTTCCTTATAGATGAAATGATTGGTCTGGTCAACATCCATTACAGGCTTGCCCTGGATAATATCGTCCTGTCTCGTATCATTATCCGTATTGGTATGATTATAACTGATTCCCATCAGCCAGGTATTTCCGGCAGCTGTTTTTTTTAGATAATCAATATTCCCGGCGAAATTATTGATGATCTGCGGAACAGACTGCTGAAGCGCTGAATATTCGTTTCCTTTCACATTACTTAAAGGAAAACTTTCGTTCGTACTCATTTTATCCCTGTTGAACCATAAATAAGAAAGGTTAGAGGTAAACTTACTTCCGATGCTGTCTGTTTTTATTTCATAATTTAAATTGAAAGAATGATTTCTCGTCTGGGCATCCTCATGATTAACCGTTCTGTTACGAAGAACCCCGTTCTGCAGATTCGTAACATCAAGAATAGAGTTGAAACTCTTATTGTATCGCATGTTATAAGTGAAACCTAAACTTTGCTTTGGATTAATTTCATAATCAATATTGATATTGCCTCCGTAATATTTATTAGGATCATCATTAGCACCGTAAGATTCATTTCTGAAAGTAGCGTCACCATTGGATAGTGTGTATCTCTCCCTGTCTGTCCAGCTTCCCATGTTGAAATTGGAATTGAGCGATATTTTACCTTTTCTCATATTAAAAGAAGCTCCTGCCGAAGGATTATTATAATACCCCTGCTCATTATTCATCTTCATTGTTCCGTTGTAACCATCACTTTTCTTTTTCTTCATTACGATGTTAATCACTCCTTCATTAGATTCTACCTGGAATTCACTGCCGGGTACCGTAATCACCTCAATCTTTTGAATATCTTCTGAAGGCGTTCCTTTAAGCATCTCAATCAATGCCTGGGAGTCCATATTCGTTTTTTTGTTGTTGATATAAATGACCACATCAGATTTTCCCATGATCTTTAACGATTTCCCATCGATGCTGGAAAGCATAGGTGTTTGCTTAAGAAGATTAAAAGAATTCGTTCCTTTAGCAATAGGAGAGGATGCTACATCATAAATAAAACGGTCGCTCTGTTTTTTGAAAACCTGCTTCTTGATATTGACAGCTTCAATGTTTTTTACTTTCACAGTGTCTTTAGACTGCTGGGCAGCGGCAAATCCACTGAAAAATAGGGCGGCAATAAGAATTTGAGTTTTCATGATCATTATTTTTTAAGTGTTAATAGCTTGTATGATTAGTTATTTAACATTACAAAGATATATAATAAATTTAGTATCATGCAATACAAAGTACTTAAAATGTGTTGATTTATTTTTTAATCAATTGATTTTCAGTTACTAAAAATTATTGTTAGAAAATTAAATA
This region of Chryseobacterium vaccae genomic DNA includes:
- a CDS encoding discoidin domain-containing protein, yielding MRQYFLSLAILLGIFVGGQQKTFCNPINIDYGYTPFEVFSKQGKHRATADPVIVNFKNKLFLFSTNQEGYWYSDDMLDWKFVKRKFLRDNKYTHDLNAPAVWAMKDTLYVYGSTWEQDFPIWKSTNPTKDDWKIAVDTLKVGAWDPAFHYDEDKNKLYLYWGSSNEWPLLGTEVKVKNLQSEGFVKPIIKLKPEDHGWERFGEYNDNVFLQPFVEGAWMTKHNGKYYMQYGAPATEFSGYSDGVYVSKNPLEGFEYQQHNPFSYKPGGFARGAGHGATFEDNYKNWWHVSTIFISTKNNFERRLGIWPAGFDKDDVMYTNTAYGDYPTYLPQYAQGKDFTKGLFAGWMLLNYNKPVQVSSVLGGYQPNFAVDEDIKTYWSAKTGNSGEWFQTDLGEVSTINAIQINYADQDVEFMGKTLGKMHQYKIYGSNDGKKWNVIVDKSKNTKDVPHDYIELEKPAKARFLKMENLKMPTGKFALSGFRVFGKGAGERPKKVDGFVPLRADPKKYGERRSIWMKWQQNPDADGYVIYWGKSPDKLYGSIMVYGKNEYFFTGADRTDAYYFQIEAFNANGVSDRTEIVKSE
- a CDS encoding outer membrane beta-barrel family protein, with translation MKTQILIAALFFSGFAAAQQSKDTVKVKNIEAVNIKKQVFKKQSDRFIYDVASSPIAKGTNSFNLLKQTPMLSSIDGKSLKIMGKSDVVIYINNKKTNMDSQALIEMLKGTPSEDIQKIEVITVPGSEFQVESNEGVINIVMKKKKSDGYNGTMKMNNEQGYYNNPSAGASFNMRKGKISLNSNFNMGSWTDRERYTLSNGDATFRNESYGANDDPNKYYGGNINIDYEINPKQSLGFTYNMRYNKSFNSILDVTNLQNGVLRNRTVNHEDAQTRNHSFNLNYEIKTDSIGSKFTSNLSYLWFNRDKMSTNESFPLSNVKGNEYSALQQSVPQIINNFAGNIDYLKKTAAGNTWLMGISYNHTNTDNDTRQDDIIQGKPVMDVDQTNHFIYKERILGAYITYERKLNEKLSGKIGTRFEMTRSSGDILGKDSFDRNYNNLLPYLNINYAINSDHNISYTFSSRIKRPRFWELNPSRTYFTPNNYTQNNPFIQASKHYNQEISYMFKNAFYANLSFSYVQDASNQMPLQGTITGPKKDEEGNIILDENGDPVIETTRFLRYIRTNYGNNKQLGLTLGMNKPWFKEIWTTNYSVNFGYSMYSGTITKDPTSVPAAGYTEVLEPYVIDIKNFNMSANINNTIRLSSKKDWFLGINYYYGSKVKIESGTLGTRQSFDISLKKIIGEWTVVAEVYDLFNQNYNKINGIQPNGSYNNVINFGYSRLLNLGVTYNFGNQKLKKAREMKSANDAVKSRT
- the ctlX gene encoding citrulline utilization hydrolase CtlX; the encoded protein is MQTTDTVLMIEPIAFGYNAETAKNNYFQVEQTGSDIQSKALAEFNTFVGKLRGKGINVITIKDTLDPHTPDSIFPNNWVSFHKDGKVVLYPMFASNRRVERREDIIESIENQGFEVAEIDDWSFSETQGHFLEGTGSMIFDHDNKIAYGSVSLRLDEKLFREFCSKYGFSPVVFHSYQTVGSERLPIYHTNVMMCVADKFVVICLDCIDDELEREKVIETIKNSGKEIIEISEDQMQQFAGNMLQVQNKDGEKFLVMSQTAYQSLNTDQVAAIEKYCEIIYSDLNTIEVNGGGSARCMLAEVFLPKK
- a CDS encoding alpha/beta hydrolase: MKKNFKVTLLCLLAFFLWTGCKEKKVTLGKGADFNKEQNIHYGDDPEKIMDLYIPEKKSTKEREVFIIIHGGGWRAGDKSQLTFFTLSLMQKFPDHIFVNMNYRLASQERYALPNQISDIKDVAVFLEKKLRYNPKLILLGNSAGGHLSMLYAYQTDIQKKVKAVINIVGPTALSDPGFKKYQEYSFVERRLVDPRVPKSGISRIAYASPVHWIDSASAPTLSYYGNTDHVVPLSQKRILDSVLSKHHVRHESYEFNGGHLDWDKAPNNVFLINAIDQFLKQPEKK
- a CDS encoding outer membrane beta-barrel family protein, giving the protein MKKIIILAAAISGSIVLAQEKKSDTVKTKSIEGITLTKQVFKKQSDRFVYDVAASPVAKGNTTFDLLKQTPLLSSTDDKTLKIAGKNNALIYINGRKTNMDAESLVQFLKNTPAENIQKIEVITVPGSEYQVESSDGIINIVLKKKMSDGTNGNMRMSNTQNKFNNSQASFSVNYRKDKLGISANLNGGENIQPQSYILRNGTDLLKNESVGNIDDPNKNLGGYLNIDYQLNEKNNLALSWNSWANKSYDSTIDLFNTLTQPDDHGNIITSYTRTKNKENSRNYNNSVNLNYELKIDSLGSKLNVNAAYLIYKRFQLSNNNTMLPGKNNWADFSRTGKTIVQDIPQIINNFSGTVDYIQKFKNDFTFSAGGNFNKTKTDNNTKNLTYDYVYDSNGDLEKVTTTPELNHFIYVENIYGLYLTFEKKFSDKFSGKIGARYEITNSLGTADSPYHQVESQRHQVIERNYNNFLPYLSFNYAINDKNNISYAFSSRMRRPSFWELNPVRNYITEYNYTQNNPFVKASSTYNQELTYMYKNSYFLILNHSYFKDQITQVPLQGYTKSVDGKISDQSVLRYIRTNFGDKQEMSAMVGVQKTFFKQYLTLNFNAGIQHNINNGSLAGDPTTGETFVDKEGKPLVYTNTVKSTSLIVTSNNTLRLDKKKTWFLGVNYFFVDKQQIELGMLKNLMSLDLSIKKNWNDWTFAVNLNDVLRTNIIEIEDYQPNGNYNYIRNDQYKRGVTVSLTYNFGNQKVKKVRDIEGASDAIKSRTR